TAGTTTGAAAACATTGGATAAAGCGAGTGCCATTTTGAAAAAAGTTTATCTTTACGCATAGGATAGCCATCATTTTCAAAATAAAAAAATTTTTAAAACATACGGTGTTTGGTTGGGACATTTTATTAATTTTGAAATCACTTGAGTAATTAAAATTGTCCAAATATAGACATGCATCGCAAATAAATAAATATTCATATAATACGCATAAATATTCGTTATATAATTTGTTAAGTAAATTCTTAACGTTCTTTATGTAGCTAATTAAGGCGTTTTGACAATATTTTTTTAAAAAGAAAGTTATATATATTCATTAAGTTGTCACAAAATGTTTGTATGAAATTTGCATTAAAATGAATTATTAGATACCCTTAGGCATGTATTAAGACGAAACACATCGAAAGATTTTCAGCAAGAAAAGCAATGTAAATGATTGAATACATAAAGGGGGAGCTTCTATTGCTTCGAAATCGGAAAATGATTGATTGGGTCGTTTTTATAGGAACAGCATTAGCGCTTTTACTTACTGTCATTCCTATGATGGTCTTTCCTGAACAAAGTCGATCTGTCGTCATGGCAATGAATGATTTTGTAACGTCTAAACTTGGGGCATTATATTTAGTCCTTGGTTTAACTATTTTTGGGTTTGTATTATATATCGCTTTTGGTAAATATGGATCTGTCACACTTGGACGTGCAAGCGATAAACCTGAATTTAGTGATTTCGCATGGGCGTCTATGCTCTTTTGTGCAGGTATAGGTTCGGATATTTTATATTGGGGCGTCATTGAATGGGCTTATTATTTCCAAGGTCCACCATTTGGTGCAAAACCTATGAGTGAAGAGGCACTTGGGTATGCGACAATGTACGGCATGTTCCATTGGGGACCTATCGCATGGTCGATCTACGTGTTGCCAGCGTTACCAATTGGATATCTCGTATTTGTTAAAAAACAACCTATTTTTAAAATTAGCCAAGCATGTCGACCCATTTTAAAGGGGCAAACGGACAAGTTTTTAGGTAAACTTGTAGATATTTTATTTATTTTTGGACTTATAGGGGGTACCGCTACTTCATTCGCATTAGGTGTACCTATGATTACGGCAGGTTTAGAGAAATTGTTTGGCATCGATGGTCACAGTATGATTATTAAAAGTATTGTGTTGTTATGTATTACTGCTGTGTTTGCCTATAGTTCTTATCAAGGTTTGAAAAAAGGAATTCAACTATTAAGTGACTTAAACGTATGGTTATCGTTTGTATTACTTGCCTTTGTTTTCATTGCAGGGCCTACGATTTTTATTATGGAAACAACGGTAACGGGCTTTGGAAATATGATGAAAAATTTCTTCCAAATGGCAACGTGGCTTGAACCGTTTGGGGGAATTGGCGGTAGAAAAGAGACGAATTTCCCACAAACATGGACAATATTCTACTGGGCATGGTGGATTGTCTATGCGCCATTTATTGGGTTATTTATCGCGCGTATTTCTAAAGGGCGTACGTTGAAAGAAGTGATTTTAGGAACAATTGCATACGGTACATTTGGATGTGTATTATTCTTTGGTATTTTCGGAAATTATGCGGCATATCTTCAAATTTCTGGAAAATTCAATGTCGTTAAATTTTTAAATGCACATGGGACTGAAGCGACAATTATTGAAGT
The sequence above is a segment of the Staphylococcus hyicus genome. Coding sequences within it:
- a CDS encoding BCCT family transporter; its protein translation is MIDWVVFIGTALALLLTVIPMMVFPEQSRSVVMAMNDFVTSKLGALYLVLGLTIFGFVLYIAFGKYGSVTLGRASDKPEFSDFAWASMLFCAGIGSDILYWGVIEWAYYFQGPPFGAKPMSEEALGYATMYGMFHWGPIAWSIYVLPALPIGYLVFVKKQPIFKISQACRPILKGQTDKFLGKLVDILFIFGLIGGTATSFALGVPMITAGLEKLFGIDGHSMIIKSIVLLCITAVFAYSSYQGLKKGIQLLSDLNVWLSFVLLAFVFIAGPTIFIMETTVTGFGNMMKNFFQMATWLEPFGGIGGRKETNFPQTWTIFYWAWWIVYAPFIGLFIARISKGRTLKEVILGTIAYGTFGCVLFFGIFGNYAAYLQISGKFNVVKFLNAHGTEATIIEVISQLPFSTVVVVLFIMSAFLFLVTTFDSASYIVAAATQMKVDGEPFKWNRLFWAFALCLLPFSLMLVGGEKALEILQTASIVAGVPLIVIFVIIMVSFIMILSNDRIALQSRAERFKKIERRSLRIVQVAEKKDDENDDNL